A genomic stretch from Bordetella sp. N includes:
- the lpxO gene encoding lipid A hydroxylase LpxO, which yields MKWLIPGLWLAAILYGHFRGKVRLSWSRVFLDHSVLLAPVNAFMVLTSRVPTSPYVSTREFPELQKLQDNWEIIRDEALQMQDLRRIKAAENNDDIGFNSFFKYGWKRFYLKWYDARHPSAEELCPRTVAILKTIPTIKAAMFAELPDGGKLNKHRDPFSGSLRYHLGLATPNDDRCYIEVDGQPYSWRDGEGVVFDETYIHEAHNRSGANRVILFCDVERPLKWRWAEAFNHWFGRVVMSAASSPNDSGDKTGAINQLTHFHHKIDLKRKQFKAWNRTVYKGVKWGLVVLVIGAFVWL from the coding sequence ATGAAATGGCTGATTCCCGGCCTCTGGCTGGCCGCCATCCTCTATGGTCACTTTAGAGGCAAGGTGCGGTTGTCGTGGTCGCGCGTGTTCCTGGACCACTCGGTCCTGCTGGCGCCGGTCAACGCCTTCATGGTGCTGACCTCGCGGGTGCCGACTTCCCCCTACGTCTCCACGCGGGAGTTCCCGGAGCTGCAAAAGCTGCAGGACAACTGGGAAATCATTCGTGACGAGGCCTTGCAGATGCAGGACCTGCGCCGCATCAAGGCCGCCGAGAACAACGACGACATCGGCTTCAATTCCTTCTTCAAGTATGGGTGGAAGCGCTTCTACCTGAAGTGGTACGACGCCCGCCATCCCTCGGCCGAGGAATTGTGCCCGCGCACCGTGGCCATCCTGAAGACCATTCCGACCATCAAGGCGGCGATGTTCGCGGAGCTGCCCGACGGCGGCAAGCTGAACAAGCACCGCGATCCGTTCTCGGGGTCGCTGCGCTACCACCTTGGCCTGGCCACGCCCAACGACGACCGCTGCTACATCGAAGTGGACGGCCAGCCTTACAGCTGGCGCGACGGCGAAGGTGTCGTGTTCGACGAGACCTACATCCATGAAGCCCACAACCGGTCGGGCGCCAATCGCGTGATCCTGTTCTGCGACGTGGAGCGGCCCTTGAAATGGCGCTGGGCGGAAGCCTTCAACCACTGGTTCGGCCGGGTGGTCATGTCAGCCGCCAGCTCGCCCAACGACAGCGGCGACAAGACCGGCGCGATCAACCAGCTGACCCACTTCCACCACAAGATCGACCTGAAGCGCAAGCAGTTCAAGGCGTGGAACCGGACGGTCTACAAGGGCGTGAAGTGGGGGCTGGTGGTCCTGGTGATCGGCGCATTCGTCTGGCTGTAG